A part of Planococcus sp. MB-3u-03 genomic DNA contains:
- a CDS encoding YrrS family protein — MANEEKSYPSRLNKNKNNKNRSNSILNIMIALVFTLVVIIGATLLFGGGDDSADPESTETTPETESQTSGDDDTQVTAEENDLEAEEKAEEEAKAEEEAAAKKEAEEKEKEEAEEEEETKGGTITREESNDPIVSETIVNTSWEPVGTSQSGDHVSSYQKNSVDWNEKIEAVTYATGLSQNDMYVMMVQNGGGPQKSIATVQSKDQSEKYRVYLEWVDGEGWKPEKMDVLKTLDGAY, encoded by the coding sequence ATGGCTAACGAAGAAAAATCTTATCCCTCTCGTTTGAATAAGAATAAGAACAATAAAAATCGTTCGAATTCCATCCTGAATATCATGATCGCCTTAGTATTTACTTTGGTGGTTATCATCGGGGCGACATTGCTATTCGGAGGCGGCGACGATTCAGCAGATCCTGAATCCACAGAAACAACGCCGGAAACAGAAAGTCAAACGAGCGGCGATGATGATACGCAAGTGACAGCAGAAGAAAATGACCTCGAGGCTGAAGAGAAAGCTGAAGAGGAAGCCAAGGCTGAAGAAGAAGCAGCAGCCAAAAAAGAAGCTGAAGAAAAAGAAAAAGAAGAAGCAGAAGAGGAAGAAGAAACCAAAGGCGGTACCATCACACGTGAAGAGTCCAACGACCCGATCGTCAGTGAAACCATCGTCAACACAAGCTGGGAGCCTGTCGGCACAAGCCAAAGCGGCGACCATGTTTCTTCATACCAGAAAAACTCGGTTGATTGGAACGAAAAAATTGAAGCGGTCACCTATGCTACCGGCCTATCCCAAAATGACATGTATGTCATGATGGTCCAAAATGGCGGCGGCCCGCAAAAATCCATCGCGACAGTCCAGTCGAAAGACCAATCCGAGAAGTATCGCGTCTATCTCGAATGGGTAGACGGTGAAGGTTGGAAGCCTGAGAAAATGGATGTACTTAAAACGCTGGACGGCGCCTATTAA
- the aroE gene encoding shikimate dehydrogenase codes for MKKWYAVIGDPISHSLSPFMHDHWFEKHGIDASYIPVHVEPKQLEQAFRSMKLLGISGFNITLPHKQAAIPLLDELDDTARIMNAVNTVAAENGRLKGFNTDGDGFVRSLLSYPVDKERALLVIGAGGAARGISFALSCAGFSNITITNRTFRRAQELADETGSKAVVLAEAEANLSEFATIVQTTSVGLTEEALPLSLTHLGSGSVVADIIYNPLETPFLKEAKAKGCLVLNGVGMFVNQGAIAFEKWTGIRPDTEEMIQLITEKLGGNHVNR; via the coding sequence ATGAAGAAATGGTATGCGGTCATCGGAGATCCGATCTCTCATTCATTATCGCCTTTTATGCACGATCATTGGTTCGAAAAACACGGCATCGATGCTTCCTATATCCCAGTGCATGTCGAACCGAAACAGCTGGAACAAGCGTTTCGTTCGATGAAATTGCTCGGGATCAGCGGGTTTAATATCACCTTGCCCCATAAGCAGGCGGCAATCCCGCTATTGGATGAGCTGGACGACACGGCACGCATCATGAATGCGGTCAATACAGTCGCTGCAGAAAACGGGCGGTTGAAGGGATTCAATACAGATGGCGACGGGTTTGTCCGTTCGCTATTAAGTTATCCTGTCGATAAAGAACGTGCGTTGCTAGTGATCGGTGCAGGCGGTGCAGCAAGAGGCATCAGTTTTGCGCTCTCGTGTGCCGGCTTCAGCAATATCACCATCACCAACCGCACATTCCGCAGGGCGCAGGAACTCGCGGATGAAACCGGCAGCAAGGCGGTTGTGCTGGCAGAAGCCGAAGCGAATCTAAGCGAATTCGCTACGATCGTCCAGACCACTTCCGTCGGGTTGACTGAAGAAGCATTGCCGCTGTCCTTAACACATCTTGGAAGCGGCTCGGTCGTGGCGGACATTATTTACAACCCGCTCGAAACGCCATTTCTGAAAGAAGCGAAAGCGAAAGGCTGCCTGGTGCTGAACGGCGTCGGCATGTTCGTCAATCAAGGCGCCATCGCTTTCGAGAAATGGACCGGCATTCGCCCGGATACAGAAGAAATGATTCAATTGATTACGGAAAAACTAGGAGGAAATCATGTTAACAGGTAA
- a CDS encoding YqeG family HAD IIIA-type phosphatase produces the protein MYRYFIPRQYVKEVFDITPESLKEKGVLGIITDLDNTLVEWDRPEATPRLIEWLKSMKDAGIQVVIVSNNNEMRVKSFSDPLGIPFIYQARKPMGKAFRKALKIMSVKREQVVVIGDQMLTDIFGGNRNKLHTILVLPVAQSDGFFTRFNRMVERRIMKRLKEKQLMWEEEN, from the coding sequence GTGTATCGATATTTTATTCCAAGGCAATACGTTAAAGAGGTTTTTGACATTACGCCAGAGTCATTGAAAGAAAAAGGGGTGCTCGGCATCATCACCGACCTGGACAACACATTGGTCGAATGGGACCGCCCTGAAGCGACGCCGCGCCTCATCGAATGGCTGAAATCGATGAAAGATGCGGGAATTCAAGTAGTCATCGTTTCCAATAATAATGAAATGCGCGTGAAGTCGTTTTCAGACCCGCTCGGCATTCCATTTATTTACCAGGCGAGAAAACCTATGGGTAAAGCCTTCCGAAAAGCGCTGAAAATCATGAGCGTTAAGCGCGAACAAGTCGTCGTTATTGGCGACCAGATGCTGACCGACATTTTCGGCGGCAACCGCAATAAGCTTCATACGATTCTCGTGTTGCCGGTCGCGCAATCGGACGGCTTCTTTACACGTTTTAACCGGATGGTCGAACGCCGGATCATGAAGAGATTGAAAGAAAAACAATTGATGTGGGAGGAAGAAAATTGA
- a CDS encoding phosphatidylserine decarboxylase, with protein sequence MKKRLYQSMIELGNGKASSAALKRFAQSAISRKAIPGFINTYKIELGDIDRPSGQYTSLHDFFTRSLKADARPVAGAELVSPVDGRLEIHGAIQGDSRFKVKGIEYSLAELLGSEQSAKRYANGEYAILYLSPADYHRIHSPADGQVVKQYMLGEKSYPVNRLGLTYGKSPISGNRRLITELETPHGRVLVVKVGAMYVNSIELTEFGKVWKKGQEVAYFSFGSTVALFFEGEHLQFDAKINAGDRVKVGEPLAYMV encoded by the coding sequence ATGAAAAAACGGCTATACCAATCGATGATTGAATTGGGCAACGGCAAGGCCAGTTCCGCTGCGTTGAAACGCTTTGCCCAATCAGCAATCAGCCGAAAGGCCATCCCTGGATTCATTAATACTTATAAAATCGAACTGGGCGATATCGATCGCCCGAGCGGCCAGTATACGAGCTTGCACGACTTCTTTACGCGCAGTTTGAAAGCAGACGCGCGTCCTGTTGCCGGTGCCGAACTGGTATCTCCGGTCGACGGGCGTCTTGAGATTCACGGCGCTATCCAAGGCGACAGCCGGTTCAAGGTCAAAGGCATCGAATATTCACTAGCTGAACTGCTCGGCAGCGAGCAATCGGCGAAGCGCTATGCGAACGGCGAGTACGCGATTCTCTATCTATCGCCTGCAGATTATCACCGGATCCATAGCCCGGCAGACGGCCAAGTCGTGAAGCAATACATGCTCGGCGAAAAATCCTACCCGGTCAATCGCCTTGGGCTGACCTACGGCAAATCACCGATCAGCGGCAACCGCCGGCTTATCACTGAACTTGAAACGCCGCACGGCCGCGTATTAGTAGTGAAAGTCGGGGCGATGTACGTCAACTCCATCGAATTGACGGAGTTCGGAAAGGTTTGGAAAAAAGGCCAGGAAGTCGCTTATTTCAGCTTCGGTTCGACGGTCGCTTTATTCTTCGAAGGGGAACATCTTCAATTCGATGCGAAAATCAATGCCGGCGACCGTGTCAAGGTGGGAGAACCCCTTGCATATATGGTATAA
- the yhbY gene encoding ribosome assembly RNA-binding protein YhbY, with the protein MLTGKQKRFLRSEAHHLDPIFQVGKGGVNEAMLVQIGEALEKRELVKISILQNNEDGKHEVAKHLAEGTKAELVQLIGHTVVLYKLSVNNKRIELP; encoded by the coding sequence ATGTTAACAGGTAAACAAAAACGTTTTTTAAGAAGTGAAGCGCATCATTTGGACCCGATTTTCCAAGTCGGAAAAGGCGGCGTCAATGAAGCGATGCTCGTACAGATCGGGGAAGCCCTTGAAAAACGCGAACTCGTAAAAATCAGCATTCTGCAAAACAATGAAGACGGCAAGCACGAAGTGGCGAAGCATTTGGCAGAGGGAACAAAAGCGGAATTGGTGCAATTGATCGGCCATACTGTCGTTTTATACAAATTGTCCGTCAACAATAAACGGATTGAGCTTCCGTGA
- the rsfS gene encoding ribosome silencing factor, with the protein MTKDTLLQVAYQAAEDKKAEDIVVLNMEGISLLADYFLICSANSDRQVQSIARELMDKAGEAGYEVKSIEGFDAARWVLVDLGDVVAHVFHRDERSYYNLERLWRDAPQLEV; encoded by the coding sequence ATGACTAAAGATACATTATTGCAAGTGGCGTACCAAGCCGCAGAGGATAAAAAAGCAGAGGATATCGTTGTATTGAATATGGAAGGAATTTCGCTTTTGGCGGATTATTTCCTGATCTGCAGCGCGAACTCAGACCGCCAAGTACAGTCGATCGCCCGTGAATTGATGGATAAGGCTGGAGAAGCCGGCTATGAAGTCAAAAGTATCGAAGGCTTCGACGCAGCACGCTGGGTTTTGGTCGACCTTGGCGATGTCGTGGCACATGTCTTCCATCGCGATGAGCGCTCTTACTACAACCTCGAGCGTCTATGGCGCGACGCCCCGCAGCTCGAAGTATGA
- a CDS encoding helix-hairpin-helix domain-containing protein: MSPQFAKYGRIVVPIAAVLALLYFFLLHDPPEATNLDELTSETIEQPPPPETDPVIPTSVMIDVKGAVKKEGLYELPAGSRINDAIEAAGGFLPEADSRSINLAVIVLDESSVYVPKQGEESVELAAAAPGGSAEPGLINLNSASEDELTELPGIGPAKAAAIVAHRTENGPFKTTDQLMDVTGIGEKSFEQLKELVRVR, encoded by the coding sequence ATGTCTCCGCAATTCGCCAAATACGGCCGCATCGTTGTGCCGATTGCCGCCGTTTTGGCGCTTCTCTATTTCTTCCTCCTGCACGATCCCCCTGAGGCCACAAACCTCGATGAACTCACTTCTGAAACCATTGAACAACCGCCGCCACCGGAAACCGATCCGGTGATCCCGACAAGCGTCATGATCGACGTGAAAGGCGCAGTCAAAAAAGAGGGCTTATATGAATTGCCTGCCGGTTCGCGTATCAATGATGCCATTGAAGCTGCCGGCGGCTTTTTGCCTGAGGCAGACAGCCGCTCGATCAATCTGGCGGTCATCGTGCTTGATGAATCATCGGTCTATGTGCCGAAACAAGGCGAAGAAAGCGTTGAGCTGGCAGCCGCAGCACCGGGCGGCAGCGCAGAGCCGGGGCTCATCAATTTGAATTCGGCAAGCGAAGATGAGTTGACCGAACTACCCGGGATCGGGCCGGCTAAAGCAGCGGCAATCGTGGCGCACCGGACTGAAAATGGGCCTTTCAAAACCACCGATCAATTGATGGACGTGACGGGCATCGGCGAAAAGAGTTTTGAACAATTGAAAGAACTGGTCCGTGTTAGATAG
- the mltG gene encoding endolytic transglycosylase MltG translates to MEKQSKKDVMFDRMKEKKEVRVVRRIVLIVALVLLVVVAVAGWQTYSYVTDALEPVDPDSEEVIDVEVPIGSNLDSIAALLEDNGVIKDARIYKYYVKFKNESEFQAGNYGLTQSMTLDEITESLKSGKVYHEPLYTINVPEGLTLEEIAERVIAENTEYTAEQFMEQVQDEAYIDELMVKYPDLLTEEIKGENVKFALEGYLFPATYPIYEENPSLTVLIEQMLDATKANIEPYQSVLQEEEKSPHWLLTFASLLEEEATAKSDRQTIASVFYNRMDEDMPLQTDPTVIYAMGEHKDRLFNSDYEFEDPYSTYTNKGLPPGPIAAAGASSIEAVLDPNQTDYLYFLADSEGNNYFSTSYEQHLEYRDEHIGN, encoded by the coding sequence GTGGAAAAGCAGTCAAAAAAAGATGTCATGTTCGACAGGATGAAGGAAAAAAAAGAAGTGAGAGTCGTGCGGCGCATCGTGCTGATCGTAGCGCTTGTCCTTCTTGTGGTCGTCGCGGTGGCCGGTTGGCAAACTTATAGCTATGTCACCGACGCACTGGAACCTGTCGATCCGGATTCCGAGGAAGTCATCGATGTCGAAGTGCCGATCGGTTCCAACCTGGACAGCATTGCCGCTTTGCTTGAAGACAATGGCGTCATTAAAGATGCCAGAATCTACAAGTATTACGTCAAGTTCAAAAATGAATCGGAATTTCAGGCAGGCAATTACGGCTTGACTCAATCGATGACATTGGACGAAATTACGGAAAGTTTAAAAAGTGGGAAAGTTTACCACGAACCTTTATATACAATCAACGTTCCTGAAGGCTTGACCTTGGAAGAGATTGCCGAGCGCGTGATTGCGGAAAATACGGAATACACGGCCGAGCAATTTATGGAACAAGTGCAGGATGAAGCTTATATCGACGAATTGATGGTCAAATACCCTGATTTGCTGACAGAGGAAATCAAAGGAGAGAACGTCAAATTTGCGCTCGAAGGCTATCTGTTCCCTGCCACTTATCCGATCTATGAGGAAAATCCTTCACTTACCGTGTTGATTGAGCAAATGCTCGATGCCACGAAAGCGAATATCGAACCGTACCAAAGCGTTTTGCAGGAAGAGGAAAAGTCGCCTCATTGGCTATTGACTTTCGCTTCGCTACTAGAGGAAGAAGCGACTGCGAAATCAGATCGCCAAACCATCGCAAGCGTGTTCTACAACCGCATGGATGAAGACATGCCGCTGCAGACAGACCCGACCGTCATTTACGCGATGGGCGAGCATAAGGACCGCCTGTTCAACTCGGATTACGAGTTCGAAGATCCTTACAGCACCTATACGAATAAAGGCTTGCCGCCTGGGCCGATCGCCGCTGCTGGCGCATCATCCATCGAAGCGGTGCTCGACCCGAACCAAACGGATTATCTGTACTTCCTGGCTGACTCAGAAGGCAATAACTATTTCTCGACCAGCTACGAACAGCATCTAGAATACCGCGATGAACATATCGGAAATTGA
- the pssA gene encoding CDP-diacylglycerol--serine O-phosphatidyltransferase — protein sequence MDHTIKRLKSQAANTLTIGNMVFGGASLMATLNEYYSYSVLFIFIAAFLDRFDGMVARKYNQESELGKQLDSMGDIISFGVAPALLIHQLALQDFGLAGMVFTVIYISCGAFRLARFNITESNGYFTGLPITAAGTVLTLSYFGFSHWSPAVYMFILLISSLLMISTFSLRKV from the coding sequence ATGGATCACACCATTAAACGGCTGAAAAGCCAGGCAGCCAACACATTGACGATCGGCAATATGGTCTTCGGTGGTGCCTCATTGATGGCGACTTTGAACGAATACTACAGTTATAGTGTGCTGTTTATTTTTATCGCTGCGTTTTTGGATCGTTTTGACGGGATGGTCGCGAGAAAATACAATCAGGAATCCGAACTCGGCAAACAATTGGATTCCATGGGGGATATCATTTCGTTCGGCGTGGCCCCTGCGCTCTTGATCCATCAATTGGCATTGCAGGATTTCGGCCTGGCCGGCATGGTGTTTACCGTAATCTATATTTCATGCGGCGCATTCCGCCTCGCACGCTTTAATATCACCGAATCAAATGGTTATTTTACCGGCTTGCCGATCACTGCAGCCGGAACTGTGCTAACTTTGTCATATTTCGGGTTCAGCCATTGGTCGCCCGCTGTCTATATGTTCATCCTATTGATTTCTTCATTATTGATGATCAGCACATTTTCATTACGGAAAGTATAA
- the mtnN gene encoding 5'-methylthioadenosine/S-adenosylhomocysteine nucleosidase, with protein sequence MRIGVIGAMEEEVELLRNQLANTSVREIANSEFTTGTYKGQELILLKSGIGKVNAAMTTTILMQEFKPDLVLNIGSAGGFDEELEVGAVVISDEVRHHDVDATVFGYELGQVPQMPAAYIANKELIELAVQAVDEIGEHQHAVGLIATGDSFMSDPERVALVKQQFPEMKAAEMEAAAVAQVCFQYDTAFVVIRALSDIAGKESSVSFDEFLPVAAKHSTEIVLRVIEKMLQRI encoded by the coding sequence ATGAGAATCGGTGTAATCGGCGCAATGGAAGAAGAAGTAGAGTTGTTGCGCAATCAATTAGCGAACACGTCAGTCCGTGAAATCGCCAATAGCGAATTCACGACAGGTACATACAAAGGGCAAGAACTCATCCTCTTGAAAAGCGGCATCGGTAAAGTCAATGCGGCGATGACGACCACGATCCTGATGCAGGAGTTCAAACCGGATCTCGTATTGAATATTGGGTCTGCAGGCGGCTTTGATGAGGAGTTGGAAGTCGGCGCAGTGGTCATTTCGGATGAAGTACGTCATCACGATGTCGACGCGACAGTGTTCGGCTATGAGCTGGGGCAAGTGCCGCAAATGCCAGCTGCCTATATCGCCAACAAAGAATTGATCGAACTGGCGGTCCAAGCGGTCGATGAGATCGGTGAACACCAGCATGCCGTCGGTCTTATCGCAACGGGCGATTCGTTCATGAGCGATCCCGAACGCGTAGCATTGGTAAAGCAGCAGTTTCCAGAGATGAAAGCAGCGGAAATGGAAGCGGCTGCCGTCGCGCAAGTCTGTTTCCAATACGATACAGCGTTTGTCGTCATCCGCGCTTTGTCGGATATCGCCGGCAAGGAATCCTCGGTCTCGTTCGATGAATTTCTCCCGGTTGCCGCCAAGCACTCGACTGAAATCGTCCTGCGTGTCATCGAAAAAATGCTCCAGCGCATATAA
- the yqeK gene encoding bis(5'-nucleosyl)-tetraphosphatase (symmetrical) YqeK, translating into MDPSLMLQKVKERLPEKRFNHVLGVMNTAVALAKYYNVPEEQARIAAILHDVAKFADREWMHSIIEKENMDPLLLDYHHELWHAPVGAYLASYEFGVEEEEILDAIRYHTTGRAGMSDLEKIIYIADMIEPSRKFPGVDRLRAMKHDGLDRLMEASIRQSIEFLASKNQPVYPDSLKCLEHFEQQKGNVKND; encoded by the coding sequence ATGGACCCGAGCCTGATGCTCCAAAAAGTCAAAGAACGCCTTCCTGAAAAACGATTCAACCATGTGCTGGGCGTGATGAATACGGCGGTTGCGCTCGCGAAGTATTATAATGTGCCAGAAGAGCAAGCGCGTATTGCGGCGATCCTCCATGACGTGGCGAAATTTGCCGATCGTGAGTGGATGCACAGCATTATCGAAAAAGAAAACATGGATCCTTTATTGCTCGACTATCATCACGAATTATGGCATGCCCCGGTTGGCGCTTATCTGGCCTCCTATGAATTCGGTGTCGAAGAGGAAGAAATCCTTGACGCCATCCGCTATCATACGACAGGGCGTGCAGGCATGTCGGATCTTGAAAAAATCATTTACATTGCAGACATGATCGAACCGAGCCGCAAGTTTCCGGGAGTTGACCGGTTGAGAGCCATGAAACATGATGGCCTCGATCGCTTGATGGAAGCCTCGATCCGGCAATCGATCGAATTTCTCGCATCAAAAAATCAGCCGGTTTATCCGGATTCCTTGAAATGCCTAGAGCATTTTGAGCAACAGAAAGGGAACGTGAAGAATGACTAA
- the greA gene encoding transcription elongation factor GreA: protein MANDKQFPMTAAGKQKLEDELDYLKTVKRKEVVERIKVARSFGDLSENSEYDSAKEDQAFVEGRISTLESMIRNAVIINEEEAGNDVVRLGKTVTFMEIPDGEEEAYTIVGSAEADPLEGRISNDSPIAKSMLGRTVGDRVKVLTPGGEMEVKIVSIS, encoded by the coding sequence ATGGCAAACGATAAACAATTTCCGATGACAGCTGCCGGAAAGCAGAAGTTGGAAGATGAACTGGATTATTTGAAAACGGTCAAACGCAAAGAAGTGGTGGAACGCATTAAAGTCGCAAGAAGCTTCGGGGACTTGTCCGAGAACTCCGAATATGATTCCGCCAAGGAAGACCAAGCCTTTGTCGAAGGGCGTATTTCTACATTGGAATCCATGATCCGCAATGCGGTAATTATAAATGAAGAGGAAGCCGGCAACGATGTCGTGCGCCTCGGGAAAACAGTTACGTTTATGGAAATTCCAGACGGCGAAGAAGAAGCCTACACAATCGTCGGTTCTGCAGAAGCAGACCCGTTGGAAGGGCGTATTTCAAACGACTCGCCGATTGCCAAAAGCATGCTTGGCCGCACTGTCGGAGACCGTGTGAAAGTATTGACGCCAGGCGGGGAAATGGAAGTCAAGATCGTTTCGATCAGTTGA
- a CDS encoding nicotinate-nucleotide adenylyltransferase yields MKKRKIGILGGTFNPPHFGHLIMANEAYYALGLAEVRFMPNAIAPHKESSGIDTETRVKMTQLAIEGQAHFRLEDIEVSGGGVSYTYETMVKLIEREPECEFYFIIGGDMVESLHTWHRIGELAELVQFVGIGRPGYIAETDYPVMMIDSPEMHLSSTMLRERVLAGKPLTFFVPEQVETFIRKERLYGPEPDAPKSQRTPS; encoded by the coding sequence GTGAAAAAACGTAAAATCGGCATTCTCGGCGGCACGTTCAACCCGCCGCATTTCGGCCATTTGATCATGGCGAATGAAGCCTATTACGCACTGGGCTTGGCTGAAGTGCGTTTTATGCCGAATGCCATCGCCCCTCATAAGGAATCGAGCGGCATCGATACGGAAACACGTGTCAAGATGACGCAACTTGCTATAGAGGGACAGGCCCATTTCCGCCTAGAAGATATTGAAGTGTCGGGCGGCGGCGTCTCGTATACGTATGAGACGATGGTCAAGCTCATCGAACGTGAACCAGAATGCGAATTTTATTTCATTATCGGCGGCGATATGGTGGAGAGCCTGCATACCTGGCACCGGATCGGCGAGCTGGCTGAATTGGTCCAGTTCGTCGGCATCGGGCGTCCGGGTTATATCGCTGAAACGGATTATCCGGTGATGATGATTGATTCACCGGAAATGCATTTGTCTTCGACGATGCTGCGGGAGCGCGTCTTGGCTGGCAAGCCATTGACTTTTTTCGTTCCCGAACAAGTGGAAACTTTTATCCGGAAGGAGCGATTGTATGGACCCGAGCCTGATGCTCCAAAAAGTCAAAGAACGCCTTCCTGA
- a CDS encoding O-methyltransferase has protein sequence MPESTIEALFKTMRSYAVENHVPIMEEQSMEELLELLQRQKPMRLLELGTAIGYSALRMADALPDVSIDTIERDEDRHSKALGFIRESGMEGRVQAICADALELDIAELTASYDAMFIDAAKGQYERFFNKYETLLSPGGIIYCDNMSMHGMAEQPIKQVPRRKRTMIRNIRSFRETMDGHPGFDCELLPVGDGLLVCRKK, from the coding sequence ATGCCTGAATCAACAATAGAAGCATTATTCAAAACGATGCGCTCCTATGCGGTAGAGAATCATGTGCCGATCATGGAAGAGCAGAGTATGGAGGAGCTGCTGGAATTATTGCAGCGTCAAAAGCCGATGCGCTTGCTTGAACTCGGAACGGCAATCGGCTATTCGGCGCTCCGGATGGCCGATGCCTTGCCTGATGTCAGCATCGACACGATTGAACGGGACGAAGACCGCCACAGCAAGGCGCTTGGGTTCATCCGGGAATCGGGAATGGAAGGCCGGGTGCAGGCTATCTGTGCCGATGCGCTCGAACTGGACATTGCCGAATTAACCGCTTCTTACGATGCCATGTTCATCGATGCAGCCAAAGGGCAATATGAGCGTTTCTTCAATAAATACGAAACTTTACTATCCCCAGGGGGCATCATTTATTGCGATAATATGTCGATGCACGGCATGGCAGAACAGCCGATTAAACAAGTGCCGAGACGCAAACGCACGATGATCCGCAATATCCGCTCGTTCCGTGAAACAATGGATGGGCATCCCGGCTTCGACTGTGAGCTTTTGCCGGTCGGCGACGGGCTTCTCGTCTGCAGAAAAAAATGA
- a CDS encoding class I SAM-dependent DNA methyltransferase → MNYGRFAAVYDDLMEDIPYEQYVEWIAETMRSGSVLDLACGTGVLSELMAELGYDVTASDLSADMLTVAQKRFKESGLDISVLQLSMDNLEGLEGFDAVTIAIDSLNYLAKEEQVKKTFEQVYAALNTGGYFFFDVHSVFKVDEIFMHSPFVYDGEDLAYMWHTEKGSAPHSVIHDLTFFVREGWMFERFEETHEQRTFPVDVYKEWLTEAGFTVESVTADFTADAPNDESERIFFRAKK, encoded by the coding sequence ATGAACTACGGACGGTTTGCGGCAGTTTACGATGACTTGATGGAAGATATTCCATACGAACAATATGTGGAATGGATTGCTGAAACGATGCGCTCCGGATCTGTACTCGATCTAGCGTGCGGCACCGGCGTGTTGTCTGAATTGATGGCTGAACTTGGCTATGACGTGACGGCGAGTGATTTATCCGCTGACATGCTCACAGTTGCACAAAAGAGATTCAAAGAATCAGGACTGGATATTTCGGTGCTACAATTGTCCATGGACAATCTGGAAGGCCTGGAAGGCTTCGATGCCGTGACGATCGCGATCGATTCCTTGAATTATTTAGCGAAAGAAGAGCAGGTCAAGAAGACTTTCGAACAGGTTTATGCGGCATTGAATACGGGCGGATATTTCTTTTTCGATGTCCATTCGGTGTTCAAAGTTGACGAGATCTTCATGCATAGCCCGTTCGTTTACGATGGAGAAGATCTTGCCTATATGTGGCACACTGAAAAAGGCTCAGCGCCTCACAGCGTCATTCACGATTTGACATTTTTCGTGCGTGAAGGCTGGATGTTCGAGCGTTTTGAAGAAACGCATGAACAACGGACTTTCCCGGTTGACGTTTACAAAGAATGGCTCACGGAAGCTGGATTCACGGTGGAATCAGTAACTGCTGATTTCACTGCGGATGCACCAAACGACGAAAGCGAACGGATCTTTTTCCGTGCGAAAAAATAA
- the udk gene encoding uridine kinase has product MSKNRPVVIGIAGGSGSGKTSVTNSIYEVFKEHSVVVIEQDYYYKDQSHLEFEERLETNYDHPLAFDTDLLIKHVNELLERRAIEKPIYNYALHTRAEESIVIDPKDVIILEGILVLEDERLRELMDIKLFVDTDADLRIIRRLMRDINERGRTIDSVIEQYLTVVRPMHNQFIEPTKRYADVIIPEGGQNEVAIDLMVTKIKTILE; this is encoded by the coding sequence ATGTCTAAAAACAGACCGGTCGTCATCGGCATCGCTGGCGGTTCAGGATCAGGCAAGACCAGTGTCACCAATTCCATCTATGAAGTGTTCAAAGAGCATTCCGTGGTGGTCATCGAGCAGGATTACTACTATAAAGACCAAAGCCACCTCGAGTTTGAAGAGCGCCTCGAGACCAACTATGATCATCCGCTCGCTTTCGATACGGATCTATTGATCAAGCATGTCAACGAATTGCTTGAACGGCGTGCGATCGAAAAGCCGATCTATAATTACGCATTGCATACACGTGCAGAAGAAAGCATAGTGATCGACCCGAAAGACGTCATCATCCTTGAAGGCATTCTGGTCCTAGAAGACGAGCGCCTGCGTGAGCTGATGGACATCAAGCTATTTGTCGATACCGATGCAGACCTCCGCATCATACGGCGCTTGATGCGCGACATCAATGAGCGCGGCCGCACGATCGACTCGGTCATCGAACAATATTTGACGGTGGTCCGCCCGATGCATAATCAATTTATCGAACCGACCAAGCGCTATGCAGACGTCATCATCCCGGAAGGCGGCCAAAACGAAGTCGCAATTGATCTAATGGTTACAAAAATTAAAACAATTCTTGAATAG